The segment CTAGGTGTTCGCTATCTCGGTGTATCACTCGGCAGCAGCATCATCCTTGGTTTGTGTATGGTATTTGGTGCCATCATCCCTGCTATTTATTACGATTTCAGTCCTGTTGCAGGAAAAGATACATTCAGTGCAATGGTTGGTTCCACATGGGGACTTACCATCCTTGCCGGGTTATTGCTTTGTATCATAGGTATTATCATAAGTGGTAAAGCCGGTGTAATGAAGGAGAAAGAATTGAAAACTGCTGCCACCGATCCACATGGTGCAGAAACTTCGGTTGAATACAAGTTTGGCTTAGGTATGTTCGTAGCTATTGTTTCGGGTGTATTAAGTGCCTGTTTCAATTTTGGTTTGGAAGCCGGACAGGAAATGGCAACTGTTGCCAATGAAACATGGAAAGCAGCCAACCCCGGTGAAGGTGAGTTCCTTTATCGCAACAATGTGATCTATGTTGTATTGCTTTGGGGAGGTTTAACAACTAACTTTATATGGTGCATGATCCTGAATGCCCGCAACAAAACATTCGGCGATTATACCAATCAAAAAACACCATTGTTAAGAAACTATTTGTTCTCAGCGTTAGCAGGTACAACTTGGTTCTTACAATTTTTCTTTTATGGTATGGGCGAAAGTAAATTGGGTAATGGCCCAAGCTCATGGATCTTACACATGGCCTTTATTATTCTTGTGGCCAATATGTGGGGACTTGTATTGAAAGAATGGAAAGGTGTAAGCAAAAAAACAATTTCAACAATTATCATAGGCATCATTGTCATTATCCTCTCTGTATTACTGGTTGGATATGGCAACAGCCTCCATGTATAAAAATTTTAACTGAAAAGAATAGTATATGTCAGTAGCAACAAAAGATTTCAAACACGTAAGTTACTTATGGGACGACGCTAAAGCCGCAGAGCTGGCTGGAGATGAAGTGGCATTACTCGTGTATCGTTCTAACTTATTGGGAGCCGATCTCCGTTTAACCAACTATGGTGGTGGTAACACGTCGTGCAAAGCCATGGCCAAAGATCCGCTTACAGGAAAAGAAGTGGAAGTGATGTGGGTAAAGGGTAGCGGTGGCGACCTTGGCACCATGAAGCGTAGTGGACTTGCAGCATTATATGTTGATCGTTTGCGCAGCTTAAAAAATATCTATCGTGGTATTGAGCATGAAGATGAAATGGTAGAACTCTTCAATCATTGTATTTATGATCTTTCTTCAAAAGCTCCATCTATTGATACACCGTTACATGGTTTTCTTCCATTCAAACATATTGATCACTTACATCCTGATGCAGCCATTGCTATTGCAGCAGCAAAAGATGGTGAGAAGATCACCAAAGAATTATTCAACGGAACAATTGGTTGGGTAAAATGGCAGAAACCAGGTTTTGAATTAGGTTTGATGCTAAAGCAATGTCTGGATGAAAACCCCGGCATTCGTGGCATCATGCTCGGCTCACATGGTTTATTTACATGGGGCGATACAGCTTACGAATCATACATCAACACGCTTGAAGTAATTGAGCGTTGCGCAGAATATTTGCAGGACAACATCGCCAAACAAAAAACAATCTTTGGTGGTGCTAAACTGCAATCATTACCGGAAGCCGATCGTAAAACACAGGCTGCTGCATTAGCACCGGTATTACGTGGTTTCTGCTCTTCACAAAACCGCATGATCGGTCATTTTACCGATGATGCAAGAGTACTGGAATACATCAACTCGAATGATCTTGATCGTTTGGCTCCTTTGGGAACAAGCTGTCCCGATCACTTCTTACGTACAAAGATTTCTCCTTTGGTGTTAAATCTGGAAGCTGGTGAAGATCTGAGCGATGTAAAAAAGATCAAAGAAAAAATTGCTCCTTTATTCGAAGCTTATCGGGCAATGTATGCTGAGTATTACAATACTTGTAAGCATCCGAACAGTCCGGCCATGCGTGATCCCAATCCTGTGGTAATTATTTATCCCGGTGTTGGTATGTTCACCTTTGCAAAAGACAAACAAACAGCAAGGGTAGCAGCTGAATTTTATATCAATGCGATCAATGTAATGAAAGGTGCTGAAGCTATTTCAGAATATACTTCATTACCACGCCAGGAAGCATTCAACATTGAATACTGGTTACTGGAAGAGGCAAAACTGCAACGTATGCCGAAACCAAAAGCATTGAGTGGCAAAGTTGCGCTCATTACCGGCAGCGGTGGTGGTATTGGTAAAGCCATTGCAAAACGTTTTGCTGAAGAAGGCGCCTGCGTTATTCTCAACGATATGAATGCTGAACGTTTAGCTGAAGCAAAAGATGAGTTTGTAAAACAATTTGGCAAAGATATCGTGGCAGCCGACATATTGGATGTTACAAAAGAAACAACAATTGCAGATACACTCACAACTGCAGCACTTGCATTTGGTGGTGTTGATATTATTGTAAACAACGCCGGCTTATCGATCTCTAAATCAATCGAAGATCATACAGATAAAGATTGGGATATCCTTTACGATGTATTAGTAAAAGGTCAGTTTGTGGTAACACAAAAGGCTGTTGAAGTAATGCGCAAGCAGGGTATTGGTGGCGACATCTTAAACATTGTAAGTAAGAACGCATTAGTTAGCGGTCCTAACAATGCAGGTTACGGTTCTGCAAAAGCTGCACAACTGCACTTGTCGAGATTGAACGCTGCTGAACTCGGTAAGGATAAGATCCGTGTGAACGTAGTTAATCCCGATGCTGTTATTGCAGGCAGTAATATCTGGAGTGGTGGTTGGGCCGAAGGTCGTGCCAAAGCTTATGGTATTACGGTTGAAGAATTACCTGCTTACTATGCCGGACGTACATTATTAAATGAAATCATTTTACCTGAAGATATTGCCAATGCCTGTTTTGCTTTTGCAGGAGGTTTATTAGGCAAATCAACCGGTAACGTATTGAATGTGGATGGCGGTGTTGCCAATGCATTTGTACGCTAAGGATTTTTTCTCATAATCAATAGTAGTTAAAGGGTTGATAGCTCTCTATCGACCCAATTTTTAAATTGAGTAACTTGTTATACAAACTTGCTTTATGTTGTTAGAAAAAAACAGGATCGCTGACTTTAACGCATTACATGCAGCAGATCACAAACGCAAATTCGATTTCGTTTCTTCAGAGATAAATAATGTGGAAGAGGTGCTGCAAAAGCTCATCGACTTCCAGGTGGCTATTCCCAGCTGGGCATTGGGCACGGGCGGTACACGCTTCGGACGTTTTGCAGGCGCAGGCGAGCCCGGCAATCTTGAACAAAAGTTGGAAGATGTAGGATTGCTGCATGCGCTCAACCAATCGAGTGGTGCAATTTCATTACACATTCCATGGGATATTCCTGAGAACTATGCATCTATTAAAGCTACCGCTGCACAGTTGGGTTTAAAGTTTGATGCCGTGAACTCTAATACATTCCAGGATCAGAAAGATCAGGAGTTGAGTTATAAATTCGGTTCATTGCAACATGTAAACAAGGCTGTGCGTAAACAAGCTATTGATCATAATATCGAAGTAATTAAACATGGTGTTGAACTTGGCTCAACCGCATTAACAGTTTGGTTGAGTGATGGCAGTTGTTTTCCCGGTCAATTGAATTTCAGAAAAGCATTTCAGAATACATTGGAAAGTCTGCAGGAAATCTATGCAGCTTTGCCTGCTGACTGGAAAGTGTTTGTTGAATACAAAGCATTTGAACCAAACTTCTACTCAATGACGGTGGGAGATTGGGGACAATCATTATTGTATGCAAACAAACTTGGTCCTAAAGCATATACATTGGTTGATCTTGGTCATCATTTGCCCAATGCAAACATTGAACAGATCGTTGCATTGTTGTTGATGGAAGGCAAACTTGCCGGTTTCCATTTCAACGATAGTAAATATGGTGACGATGATTTGACTGTAGGCAGCATCAAACCTTACCAGTTGTTTTTAATTTTTAATGAATTGGTAGAAGGCATGGATGCTAGAGGCATGGATCACACAACTGACTTAGGTTGGATGATCGATGCAAGTCATAACGTAAAAGATCCGTTAGAAGATCTGTTACAATCAGTAGAAGCCATCATGATCGCTTATGCACAGGCGTTAACTGTTGATCGTAAAAAATTAAATGCAGCACAGGAAGCAAATGATGTAGTGGCGGCACAGGAAATTCTGCAACATACATTCAGAACAGATCTGCGTGCACTGGTTGCTGAAGCAAGATTAAGAAGTGGAGCAGCATTGTATCCTTTACAATTCTTCCGTGATCAGAAACTCAGGGAGCAATTGATCAAAGAAAGAGGCAGTAAGACTGTTGCAACAGGATTGTGATGAGTAAGATTCCCGTTATAGCGATTTTCGACATTGGTAAAACCAACAAGAAACTGTTGTTGTTCGATGAACATTACAATGTTGTTCATGAAGAAAGCCGGCAGTTGAATGAAGTAAAAGATGAAGATGGTTTTGCATGTGAAGATGTGGAACTGCTTACACGATGGGTGAACGATTCATTTGAAAGTTTATTGAAAGATGACCGCTTCCAAATTAAAGCGGTTAATTTTTCTGCATACGGTGCAAGCTTTGTTTATCTTGATGAAGAGCTCAAAGTTATCCCGCCTTTATATAATTACCTGAAACCCTACGCACCTGCATTACAGAAAAAATTTTACAAAACATACGGCGGAGAAAGCCGTGTTTCAAAAGAAACAGCATCGCCTGTGTTAGGTAACCTAAATTCAGGTATGCAGTTATACCGGTTGAAATATGAAAAGCCGGAAGTATTTGCAAAGATCAAATACGCACTGCATCTGCCACAGTATTTATGTTTTATTCTTTCAGGCAAGTTGCATACCGATATAACGAGCATTGGCTGTCATACAAACTTGTGGGACTTCCAGGAAAAACAATATCATGATTGGGTAAAGCAGGAAGGAGTGGCTGAAAAATTTGCACCTGTTTTAAAAAGTAATGCTGTCGCAGGCCATACAACTAAAAAGATTCCGGTAGGCGGAGGTTTGCACGACAGCTCATCCGCTTTGATTCCTTATCTCGCTTCATTTCATGAGCCCTTTATCCTGTTGTCTACAGGTACATGGTGTATCACATTAAACCCTTTCAATCATTCGCAGTTGAGTGATCTTGAATTGCACCAGGATTGTCTATGTTATCTTTCTTACGAAGGCAACCCGGTGAAAGCATCCCGTTTATTTGCAGGCTATGAACATGAGCAGCAAACAAAACGTTTGGCTGAGTTTTTTAAACTTCCGGAAGATCATTATAAGACAGTTGAATGCAATCAGAAGATGATCGATCAACTGGAGTTAGGTAAAACCGTTATGAAAAAAGGTGCTGATGATGTAATGATCCAGCAATCGGTTTTTGCTAAAAGAGATTTAAAGAAATTCAAAAATTACGAACAGGCTTATCATCAGTTAATAGCCGATATCATCACTCAGCAATTGTACAGCACCAATTTAGTATTGAAAGGAACACAGGTAAAACGTATTTTTGTGGACGGTGGTTTCGGAAAAAATCCCATCTTTATGCATATGATGGCGGAAGTGTTTCACGGTATTGAAGTTTATGCCGCATCTGTGGCACAGGCTTCTGCGTTGGGAGCAGCATTGGTGATGCATGAGCATTGGAACAAAAAAGTATTACCAACCGACATCATAGAATTAAAATATTACTCAGAACATCAGAAACGATGAAGTGTTGAACGTATGAAAGTTGGCTTATTCATTCCCTGTTACATCGATCAGTTTTATCCACAGGTAGGTATTGCAACATTACAACTATTAGAAAAACTGGGATGTAACGTTTCTTTCCCCCTCAATCAAACCTGCTGCGGACAGCCAATGGCCAACAGTGGATTTGCAGCCCTCAGTAAAAATTGTGATAAGAATTTTGTTGCCAACTTCCGAGGCTTCGATTATATCGTAGGGCCATCGGGCAGTTGTGTATTGCATTTAAAAGAGCACCTGCACGATGAGCAACACCCCGGAGAAGCACAACACATCCGCAAACATGTGTATGAACTCACTGAGTTTTTAGTAGATATTCTGAAGATAGAAAAGCTTGATGCTTCTTTTCCACATAAAGTAGGATTGCATAATAGTTGCCACGGACAACGTGGTTTGCATCTTTCATCTATGAGCGAAAGAATGTTACCTGCGTTTTCAAAACCACAACAATTGTTGAGTATGGTGAAAGGTCTGGAACTTTCATTACCTGTACGCAGTGATGAGTGTTGCGGCTTTGGTGGTACATTTTGTGTGTTTGAAGAAGCCGTGAGTGTGAAAATGGGTAAGGATCGTATTGCAGACCATGCAACCAATGATGTTGACTACATTACCGGCGGTGACGTTAGTTGCCTTATGCATTTAGAAGGTATCTTAAAACGCAATGGCAGCAACGTTAAGACCGTTCATATTGCTGAAATTTTAAACAGCAGCTTATGAGTATAAGTAAACTTTCACACGCTGAAGCTGCAGAACAGTTCATTAAAGATGAACCAAGAACTGACTGGCATGATGAAACACTTTGGTTCGTTCGTCAAAAAAGAGATAAAGCTGCTCATGGCTTACCTGAATGGGAAAAGCTGAGAGAATGGGCATCGCAAATAAAAGATCATACACTTTCCAATCTCGATAATTATTTAAAAGAATTTGAAAGCAAGGCGCAGGATAACGGTGTGATTGTACACTGGGCTGCTGATGGAGAGGAACACAACCGCATTATTTACGACATCATTACGCATCACAAGATCAAAAAGATCGTGAAGAGCAAGAGTATGCTTACGGAAGAATGTGGGTTGAATGAATTCTTACATGCAAAAGGAATTGAAACTGTTGATACAGATCTTGGTGAACGTATTGTGCAGTTCCGGCAAGAAGCACCCAGTCATATTGTATTACCTGCCATTCACCTGAAGAAACAGGATGTAAGTGATACATTTCATGAACATCTTCATACCGAAAAAGGAAATAACGATCCGCAATATTTAACCGAAGCTGCACGCCAGCATCTGCGTGAAAAATTTATTGAATCTGAACTCGCTATTACAGGTGTAAACTTTGCAGTTGCAGAAACAGGCGGTTTTATTGTTTGTACTAATGAAGGCAATGCCGATATGGGTGCACATGCTGCAAAGATTCATATTG is part of the Lacibacter sediminis genome and harbors:
- the rhaT gene encoding L-rhamnose/proton symporter RhaT — translated: MQVLLGVIFHFIGGFASGSFYIPYKKVKGWHWESYWIIGGLFSWLIVPPVAAYLTIPGFAEIIQGAAFPALCATFIFGVLWGIGGLTYGLGVRYLGVSLGSSIILGLCMVFGAIIPAIYYDFSPVAGKDTFSAMVGSTWGLTILAGLLLCIIGIIISGKAGVMKEKELKTAATDPHGAETSVEYKFGLGMFVAIVSGVLSACFNFGLEAGQEMATVANETWKAANPGEGEFLYRNNVIYVVLLWGGLTTNFIWCMILNARNKTFGDYTNQKTPLLRNYLFSALAGTTWFLQFFFYGMGESKLGNGPSSWILHMAFIILVANMWGLVLKEWKGVSKKTISTIIIGIIVIILSVLLVGYGNSLHV
- a CDS encoding sugar isomerase, with amino-acid sequence MLLEKNRIADFNALHAADHKRKFDFVSSEINNVEEVLQKLIDFQVAIPSWALGTGGTRFGRFAGAGEPGNLEQKLEDVGLLHALNQSSGAISLHIPWDIPENYASIKATAAQLGLKFDAVNSNTFQDQKDQELSYKFGSLQHVNKAVRKQAIDHNIEVIKHGVELGSTALTVWLSDGSCFPGQLNFRKAFQNTLESLQEIYAALPADWKVFVEYKAFEPNFYSMTVGDWGQSLLYANKLGPKAYTLVDLGHHLPNANIEQIVALLLMEGKLAGFHFNDSKYGDDDLTVGSIKPYQLFLIFNELVEGMDARGMDHTTDLGWMIDASHNVKDPLEDLLQSVEAIMIAYAQALTVDRKKLNAAQEANDVVAAQEILQHTFRTDLRALVAEARLRSGAALYPLQFFRDQKLREQLIKERGSKTVATGL
- a CDS encoding bifunctional aldolase/short-chain dehydrogenase; the encoded protein is MSVATKDFKHVSYLWDDAKAAELAGDEVALLVYRSNLLGADLRLTNYGGGNTSCKAMAKDPLTGKEVEVMWVKGSGGDLGTMKRSGLAALYVDRLRSLKNIYRGIEHEDEMVELFNHCIYDLSSKAPSIDTPLHGFLPFKHIDHLHPDAAIAIAAAKDGEKITKELFNGTIGWVKWQKPGFELGLMLKQCLDENPGIRGIMLGSHGLFTWGDTAYESYINTLEVIERCAEYLQDNIAKQKTIFGGAKLQSLPEADRKTQAAALAPVLRGFCSSQNRMIGHFTDDARVLEYINSNDLDRLAPLGTSCPDHFLRTKISPLVLNLEAGEDLSDVKKIKEKIAPLFEAYRAMYAEYYNTCKHPNSPAMRDPNPVVIIYPGVGMFTFAKDKQTARVAAEFYINAINVMKGAEAISEYTSLPRQEAFNIEYWLLEEAKLQRMPKPKALSGKVALITGSGGGIGKAIAKRFAEEGACVILNDMNAERLAEAKDEFVKQFGKDIVAADILDVTKETTIADTLTTAALAFGGVDIIVNNAGLSISKSIEDHTDKDWDILYDVLVKGQFVVTQKAVEVMRKQGIGGDILNIVSKNALVSGPNNAGYGSAKAAQLHLSRLNAAELGKDKIRVNVVNPDAVIAGSNIWSGGWAEGRAKAYGITVEELPAYYAGRTLLNEIILPEDIANACFAFAGGLLGKSTGNVLNVDGGVANAFVR
- a CDS encoding (Fe-S)-binding protein, which gives rise to MKVGLFIPCYIDQFYPQVGIATLQLLEKLGCNVSFPLNQTCCGQPMANSGFAALSKNCDKNFVANFRGFDYIVGPSGSCVLHLKEHLHDEQHPGEAQHIRKHVYELTEFLVDILKIEKLDASFPHKVGLHNSCHGQRGLHLSSMSERMLPAFSKPQQLLSMVKGLELSLPVRSDECCGFGGTFCVFEEAVSVKMGKDRIADHATNDVDYITGGDVSCLMHLEGILKRNGSNVKTVHIAEILNSSL
- a CDS encoding FGGY-family carbohydrate kinase, with the protein product MSKIPVIAIFDIGKTNKKLLLFDEHYNVVHEESRQLNEVKDEDGFACEDVELLTRWVNDSFESLLKDDRFQIKAVNFSAYGASFVYLDEELKVIPPLYNYLKPYAPALQKKFYKTYGGESRVSKETASPVLGNLNSGMQLYRLKYEKPEVFAKIKYALHLPQYLCFILSGKLHTDITSIGCHTNLWDFQEKQYHDWVKQEGVAEKFAPVLKSNAVAGHTTKKIPVGGGLHDSSSALIPYLASFHEPFILLSTGTWCITLNPFNHSQLSDLELHQDCLCYLSYEGNPVKASRLFAGYEHEQQTKRLAEFFKLPEDHYKTVECNQKMIDQLELGKTVMKKGADDVMIQQSVFAKRDLKKFKNYEQAYHQLIADIITQQLYSTNLVLKGTQVKRIFVDGGFGKNPIFMHMMAEVFHGIEVYAASVAQASALGAALVMHEHWNKKVLPTDIIELKYYSEHQKR
- a CDS encoding lactate utilization protein B, encoding MSISKLSHAEAAEQFIKDEPRTDWHDETLWFVRQKRDKAAHGLPEWEKLREWASQIKDHTLSNLDNYLKEFESKAQDNGVIVHWAADGEEHNRIIYDIITHHKIKKIVKSKSMLTEECGLNEFLHAKGIETVDTDLGERIVQFRQEAPSHIVLPAIHLKKQDVSDTFHEHLHTEKGNNDPQYLTEAARQHLREKFIESELAITGVNFAVAETGGFIVCTNEGNADMGAHAAKIHIACMGFEKMIPKAEHLSVFLRLLARSATGQPITTYSSHFHKPREGQEMHIVIVDNGRSRQLGRADFRNSLKCIRCAACFNTCPVYRRSGGHSYHTAVAGPIGSILNPNIDMRANADLPFASTLCGSCSNVCPVKIDIHDQLWKWRQVLVAEGYVDTTKKIGLKGMAFVLARPGLYRFAGKAGRAMMRMFPWLLNNKLNPWYKQREMPAPPKESFRDWYIKNKQQ